One window from the genome of Musa acuminata AAA Group cultivar baxijiao chromosome BXJ1-4, Cavendish_Baxijiao_AAA, whole genome shotgun sequence encodes:
- the LOC135640960 gene encoding uncharacterized protein LOC135640960 has translation MSSEPPQLASDGVMADVLAQGRAACYKARDAFFACLEKESDKKPTEIATVGLLYPAQCKSARAEFAAKCRPTWVKHFDRQYCAKKRVQRLLDDGNDPRRGPISLPQPYTFKP, from the exons ATGTCCTCTGAGCCGCCACAACTTGCTTCAGACGGCGTGATGGCCGACGTGCTCGCCCAAGGCAGAGCCGCCTGCTACAAG GCGCGGGATGCCTTCTTCGCGTGCTTGGAGAAGGAGTCTGACAAGAAGCCCACCGAGATCGCCACCGTGGGTCTCCTCTATCCCGCACAGTGCAAGTCCGCCCGCGCCGAGTTCGCTGCCAAGTGCCGCCCCACCTGG GTCAAGCATTTCGATCGGCAGTATTGCGCCAAAAAACGGGTGCAGAGGTTGCTGGACGACGGGAATGATCCCCGCCGAGGTCCCATCTCCCTCCCTCAGCCCTACACTTTCAAACCCTAG
- the LOC135640953 gene encoding BTB/POZ domain-containing protein NPY1-like, which translates to MKFMKLGSKPDAFQSDGSNIRFVVSELPTDVSVRIGEVRFYLHKFPLLSKSNRLQGLILRVGEDSTNEIFLHDFPGGPKAFEICAKFCYGMIVTLNAYNVVAARCAAEYLEMTENVEKGNLIYKIEVFLNSSVLRSWKDSIIVLQATKSLLPWSEELKVAGRCIDCIASKTSVDPTNINWSYTYNRKLAASDEIVEIQQRMHTVPNDWWVEDICELDVDLYRRVMVAVKSKGRMSSDMIGEALKAYAVRWLPDSYDALVADDYMKRNRTLVETIVYLLPSDKCSGCSCRFLLKLLKVVILVGAGDVLKEELINRISMQFHKASVKDLLIPAKSGGDTIYDVHLVQILVGKFMVHVGSSHDINFVDKSESRFVEINTENKTLLPLGKLIDGYLAEIAGDPNLSISSFVDLAKSIPDAARPGHDGLYMAIDIYLKEHPNLSKAEKKRICGLMDVKKLSTEASVHAAQNELLPLRVVVQVLFFERLKASTGVSAPTSDAPHDASISRATLEEDWEGRVSEHHNSLKQQLGSLKIKGVECRNSDEMKSRSTKEKSSSLLLPSRSRRIFDKLWVGKGQGETIKSSETSGSSQSPPICVKPGEAKSSGSSRRMRYSIS; encoded by the exons ATGAAGTTCATGAAGCTGGGATCCAAGCCGGACGCCTTCCAATCGGACGGGAGCAACATCAG GTTTGTGGTGTCTGAGCTACCTACGGATGTCAGTGTTCGAATTGGTGAAGTGAGATTTTATTTACACAAG TTCCCTCTTCTATCCAAGAGCAACAGATTACAAGGGTTAATTCTCAGGGTTGGTGAGGACAGCACAAATGAAATCTTCTTGCATGACTTTCCTGGTGGACCAAAAGCCTTTGAGATTTGTGCCAAATTTTGCTACGGAATGATTGTGACTCTCAATGCCTACAATGTGGTTGCTGCTAGGTGTGCTGCGGAATATCTAGAGATGACCGAGAATGTTGAGAAAGGGAATCTGATCTATAAAATTGAGGTTTTTCTGAACTCGAGTGTTTTACGGAGTTGGAAAGATTCCATTATCGTTCTACAAGCCACAAAATCTTTGTTACCGTGGTCTGAGGAGCTGAAGGTGGCTGGAAGATGCATAGACTGCATTGCTTCTAAGACATCTGTAGACCCAACCAACATCAACTGGTCATATACCTACAACAGGAAATTAGCAGCTTCTGATGAAATAGTTGAAATCCAACAAAGGATGCATACAGTTCCTAATGATTGGTGGGTTGAAGATATATGTGAGCTGGATGTTGATCTTTACAGGCGAGTGATGGTTGCTGTAAAATCTAAGGGAAGGATGTCCTCGGACATGATAGGAGAGGCCCTCAAGGCCTATGCGGTGAGATGGTTGCCCGATTCTTATGATGCCTTGGTTGCTGATGACTACATGAAAAGGAACAGGACTCTGGTGGAAACCATCGTCTATCTGTTGCCGTCCGATAAGTGTTCTGGATGTTCATGCAGGTTTCTCCTAAAATTATTGAAAGTTGTGATCTTGGTTGGAGCGGGTGACGTGTTGAAGGAAGAACTGATAAATCGCATTAGTATGCAGTTCCACAAAGCTtccgttaaggatctgttgattccAGCAAAATCGGGTGGTGATACAATATATGATGTACATCTGGTGCAAATTCTAGTTGGTAAATTCATGGTGCATGTTGGTAGCAGTCATGATATAAACTTTGTTGATAAAAGTGAAAGCAGATTTGTGGAAATTAATACAGAGAACAAAACTTTGCTGCCTCTTGGAAAACTGATTGATGGTTACCTTGCTGAAATAGCTGGTGATCCAAATTTGTCAATTTCTAGCTTTGTTGATCTTGCTAAGTCGATTCCTGATGCAGCAAGACCGGGTCATGATGGGTTATACATGGCCATCGATATCTATTTGAAG GAGCATCCAAACTTATCGAAAGCCGAAAAAAAGAGGATTTGTGGCCTGATGGATGTAAAGAAGCTCTCGACGGAAGCTAGCGTTCATGCAGCACAAAACGAGCTTCTGCCGCTCCGAGTGGTTGTTCAGGTCCTCTTCTTTGAGCGGTTGAAGGCATCAACGGGTGTGTCAGCCCCGACCAGTGATGCTCCACATGATGCTTCGATATCCCGAGCAACCTTGGAAGAAGATTGGGAGGGGAGGGTGTCCGAGCATCACAACAGTCTAAAGCAGCAGCTAGGCAGTTTGAAGATAAAGGGGGTTGAGTGCCGAAACAGTGATGAAATGAAGAGCAGAAGCACGAAGGAAAAGAGTAGTAGCTTGTTGCTACCATCAAGATCGAGGAGGATCTTCGACAAATTGTGGGTCGGGAAGGGACAGGGAGAGACCATTAAAAGTTCTGAGACATCAGGGAGTTCACAAAGCCCACCGATCTGTGTGAAACCCGGAGAGGCCAAGTCCTCTGGTTCTTCAAGGCGCATGAGATATTCAATTTCATAA